The following coding sequences are from one Acinetobacter baumannii window:
- a CDS encoding helix-turn-helix domain-containing protein, producing MAKSLQELLASRSPESQARIQKMADELLLESQLHLIREELEISQKELAATLGIKQPSLSAIENRGHDLKISTMKKYVEAMGGKLRIDVELPTGKHIGFNV from the coding sequence ATGGCTAAGAGCTTACAAGAATTATTGGCTAGTCGCTCTCCAGAGAGTCAAGCTCGTATTCAAAAAATGGCTGATGAATTACTTTTAGAAAGTCAGCTTCACCTTATCCGAGAAGAGTTAGAAATTTCCCAGAAAGAACTAGCTGCAACCCTTGGAATTAAACAGCCGTCATTATCAGCAATCGAAAATCGTGGTCATGATCTTAAAATTTCAACGATGAAAAAGTATGTTGAAGCAATGGGTGGAAAACTTCGTATTGATGTAGAGCTTCCAACAGGAAAACACATAGGGTTCAATGTCTAA
- a CDS encoding tetratricopeptide repeat protein, translating to METFAEPVFSNDLLAKAESGDTSAQLELAEIYLYGHGVDSDENQAEIWAIKSAENGNVAAMFWLADGYVTYARLIEDDDKNDSLEHFQKAFKWFQKASENGHSESMVELADLYTRADSGIEVNIKKALELREKAAKLGNKKAMRSLSVMYRDGIGIPKNTDLAQSWWDKSEN from the coding sequence ATGGAAACATTTGCAGAACCTGTTTTTTCTAATGATTTATTAGCGAAAGCAGAAAGTGGAGATACTTCTGCCCAGTTAGAATTAGCTGAGATTTATCTATATGGTCATGGTGTTGATTCAGATGAAAATCAAGCTGAAATTTGGGCTATTAAATCAGCTGAAAATGGAAATGTAGCAGCAATGTTTTGGTTAGCTGATGGATATGTTACCTATGCTAGATTAATAGAGGATGATGACAAAAACGATTCTTTAGAACATTTCCAAAAAGCTTTTAAGTGGTTTCAGAAAGCTTCAGAAAATGGTCATTCTGAATCAATGGTTGAGTTAGCTGACCTATATACTCGCGCAGATAGCGGAATAGAAGTTAATATTAAGAAAGCTTTAGAACTTCGTGAAAAGGCTGCAAAGTTAGGTAATAAGAAAGCAATGCGAAGTCTTTCCGTTATGTATCGTGATGGTATAGGCATTCCTAAAAATACTGATTTAGCTCAAAGTTGGTGGGATAAGTCTGAAAATTAA
- a CDS encoding MarR family winged helix-turn-helix transcriptional regulator produces MSKNQLCLDEQLCFPIYAASNLIVKAYRPFLTPLGLTYPQYLVMLVLWEKECVSVGDLGQILHLDSGTLTPLLKRMETSGLINRSRDPNDERRVLISLKDKGRDLSAEAEKIPKELTKNIEFDNLNQLRDELKVLVNLLSERI; encoded by the coding sequence ATGTCCAAGAATCAGCTTTGCTTAGATGAGCAACTATGTTTTCCTATTTATGCTGCATCTAATTTAATCGTAAAAGCTTATCGCCCTTTTCTTACACCTCTCGGACTCACTTATCCTCAATATTTAGTGATGTTGGTTTTGTGGGAAAAAGAATGTGTAAGTGTGGGTGATCTTGGACAAATTTTACATCTTGATAGTGGAACATTAACCCCACTATTAAAAAGAATGGAGACATCTGGTCTAATTAATCGATCACGTGATCCTAATGATGAAAGACGAGTTCTTATTTCATTAAAAGATAAAGGGCGAGACTTATCTGCTGAAGCAGAAAAGATTCCTAAAGAGCTTACCAAGAACATTGAGTTTGATAACTTAAATCAATTACGAGATGAATTAAAAGTATTAGTTAATCTATTATCAGAAAGAATTTGA
- a CDS encoding organic hydroperoxide resistance protein, with protein sequence MSTLYSTQVKAVGGRSGTIRSEDGILELKLALPKELGGKGDATNPEQLFAAGYAACFGNAVIHVTRSNKEYKIRDNDVEVLSTVGIVANGNGGFALTVHLDVTLSGISQADAEKIVEQTHQVCPYSNAIRGNIQVSTTVYTK encoded by the coding sequence ATGAGTACTCTCTATTCAACTCAAGTCAAAGCAGTCGGTGGACGTTCGGGAACGATTCGTAGTGAAGATGGTATCTTAGAACTAAAATTGGCTTTGCCAAAAGAATTAGGTGGTAAAGGTGATGCAACGAATCCTGAACAATTATTTGCAGCTGGCTATGCTGCATGCTTTGGAAATGCAGTGATCCATGTAACTCGTAGCAATAAAGAATATAAAATCCGTGATAACGATGTAGAGGTCCTGAGTACTGTTGGAATAGTTGCTAATGGCAATGGTGGATTTGCCTTGACAGTACACTTAGATGTCACGCTTTCAGGTATTTCACAAGCTGATGCAGAGAAAATCGTGGAACAAACGCATCAAGTATGTCCTTATTCCAATGCTATTCGAGGTAATATACAGGTGTCTACCACTGTCTATACCAAATAA
- a CDS encoding type II toxin-antitoxin system RelE/ParE family toxin — MWTVITTDLFNEWLEQQDEATQEKVLAALVVLQQQGPSLGRPLVDTVYDSKFTNMKELRVQHRGKPLRAFFAFDPLRQAIVLCIGDKSNKKRFYTEMLAIADEQYALHLSTLGDQSNG; from the coding sequence ATGTGGACAGTCATTACAACGGATCTGTTTAATGAATGGCTTGAACAGCAAGATGAAGCAACACAAGAGAAAGTCTTAGCTGCATTGGTTGTTCTACAACAGCAAGGGCCTAGTTTAGGTCGTCCTTTAGTAGATACCGTCTACGATTCTAAATTTACCAATATGAAGGAACTACGTGTTCAGCATCGTGGTAAACCGTTAAGGGCATTTTTTGCATTCGATCCCCTAAGACAAGCGATTGTGCTGTGTATTGGTGATAAGAGTAATAAAAAGCGTTTTTATACAGAGATGCTAGCAATTGCAGATGAGCAATACGCACTTCATCTCTCAACTTTAGGAGATCAATCTAATGGCTAA
- a CDS encoding SMI1/KNR4 family protein: MNSVHEIIEKIHNEWEIEPKKAIQRGMECPFPLQCSLNLKSKIYPQIPQVLLPKVLENFYTVSNGADLFKDQEYGQWGLKLYSIEEVIFASKIYKSNRNNDALQSDLIIGEFYGDSDLLLVRCDPNSDDYGSIFVVLPIDQRQDWYIVANTFQEFISKFYETQGDKFWEP, from the coding sequence ATGAATAGTGTTCATGAAATTATAGAAAAAATACATAATGAATGGGAGATTGAACCTAAGAAAGCTATTCAGAGAGGTATGGAATGTCCCTTTCCTTTGCAGTGTTCATTAAACCTAAAAAGCAAAATTTACCCACAAATACCCCAAGTACTTTTACCAAAAGTATTAGAGAATTTTTATACAGTATCTAATGGTGCAGATCTATTTAAAGATCAAGAATACGGACAATGGGGCTTAAAATTATATTCTATTGAGGAAGTAATTTTTGCTTCAAAAATTTATAAAAGTAATCGTAATAATGACGCTCTTCAAAGTGACTTAATTATTGGAGAATTCTATGGAGATTCAGACTTATTGTTAGTTCGATGTGATCCTAATAGTGATGATTACGGCTCTATTTTTGTTGTCTTACCTATAGATCAAAGACAAGATTGGTACATTGTTGCTAATACTTTTCAAGAATTCATTAGTAAATTTTATGAAACTCAGGGTGATAAATTCTGGGAACCTTAA